A region from the Alnus glutinosa chromosome 5, dhAlnGlut1.1, whole genome shotgun sequence genome encodes:
- the LOC133869042 gene encoding uncharacterized protein LOC133869042 translates to MAEKGIKTVTADYISRKWSMSTRALPPPPSKRQAAGSSAGSQGRRNTYSSPESGSNRPCSKCGKLHSGECRTGSNVCYRCGKIGDFAKECTQMGAYRGQGSHASINQLSPTAPTRVYSLTPDSVQAKENATDVVTGIIPLIGSIASVLFDSRATHSFISSAYVKLCRPSIEPLEQNICMATPVGDAITCRKCMDNCPVEIEGRVLPAKLAVFGMLGFDVILGMDWLSTYDASIKWRNKEVTFRLYGMEEFTFCWSNVRSTPPLLSTVQAIKNVRDRAQAYLVYVQANPKN, encoded by the coding sequence ATGGCGGAAAAAGGGATCAAGACTGTGACTGCAGACTATATCAGTAGGAAGTGGTCGATGTCTACAAGAGCACTTCCTCCACCACCATCCAAGAGACAAGCTGCGGGTAGTAGTGCAGGGTCACAGGGAAGGAGAAACACTTATTCTAGCCCTGAAAGTGGAAGTAACCGGCCATGCAGCAAGTGTGGGAAGCTACATTCTGGTGAGTGTAGAACTGGGTCGAATGTGTGTTATAGATGTGGCAAGATAGGCGACTTTGCTAAGGAGTGCACACAGATGGGTGCGTATAGAGGGCAAGGATCACATGCCAGCATTAATCAGCTGAGCCCTACAGCACCAACACGGGTGTATTCTCTCACTCCTGATAGCGTACAAGCTAAGGAGAATGCTACTGATGTGGTCACAGGTATAATTCCATTAATTGGTAGTATTGCCAGTGTGTTATTTGATTCGCGTGCTACGCATTCGTTTATCTCCTCAGCATATGTGAAGTTATGTAGACCAAGCATAGAACCATTAGAGCAAAATATATGCATGGCCACTCCGGTTGGTGATGCTATCACTTGTAGAAAATGTATGGACAACTGTCCTGTAGAGATTGAAGGGAGAGTCTTGCCAGCAAAGCTAGCTGTATTTGGCATGCTGGGCTTCGACGTCATTCTAGGCATGGATTGGCTATCGACGTACGATGCCAGCATCAAATGGCGCAATAAGGAAGTTACTTTCCGACTTTATGGCATGGAAGAGTTCACATTTTGCTGGTCTAATGTGCGGTCTACTCCACCACTTCTCTCTACCGTTCAAGCTATCAAGAATGTCAGAGATAGAGCACAGGCCTACTTGGTGTATGTTCAAGCTAATCCAAAAAATTAA